Part of the uncultured Desulfovibrio sp. genome is shown below.
TCGCGCCAATCCGTATTGACCGCGCCAGCGCATTGCGGCATACCCAAACGAAGCTTTTTAGGGATCAGCGTCGCGCTTTTGCGCCGCCAAACGCCAGCCGCAGAAGGAGAGGGCCGTGCTTTTCAACATCAAACAGGAAACTCTGCCACGCGAAGAAATGGAGGCGCTGCAACTGCGCCGCCTGCGTGATTTGTGCAACCGCGTCTACGCCAACGTGCCCTTTTATCGCAAACGTTTTGACGAGGCGGGCATTACCCCTGCCGACATCAAGTCGCTGGCGGATCTTAAACTGCTGCCCTTTACGGAAAAGCAGGATCTGCGCAACCACTATCCTTATGGCCTTTTTGCGGTTCCCAAGGATCACATCGTACGTCTGCACGCCTCCAGCGGCACCACGGGCAAATCTGTTGTGGTGGGCTATACCCAGCGCGACCTCGAAACCTGGGCGGAACTGATGGCCCGCAGTTTGGCAGCCGCAGGCGTGGTGCGCTCGGACGTGGTGCATGTGGCCTATGGTTACGGCCTCTTTACCGGCGGGCTGGGCGCGCACTATGGCGCGGAGCGCCTTGGCGCAACCGTTGTGCCCGCTTCTGGCGGCGCGACCCGGCGTCAGGCCGGTTTGCTGCGCGATTTTGGCGCAACAGTGCTCTGCGCCACGCCGTCCTATGGTCTGCATCTGTGGGAAGCGTCCATGGAAGTAGGCGTTAATTTTCGCGATCTGCCCCTGCGCGTGGGCGTTTTCGGTGCCGAGCCGTGGTCTGAAGCCATGCGCCGCGACATTGAGGATAAAATGGACATCAGCGCCATGAACATTTACGGCCTGTCCGAAATCATGGGGCCCGGCGTTGCCATGGAATGCGAGGAAGCCAAGTGCGGCATGCATTTGTGGGAAGACCACATCCTGCCCGAAATCATTGACCCCGTTACGGGCGACCAGCTCCCCCCCGGCGAAGTGGGTGAACTGGTGCTGACCACGCTGACCAAGGAAGGCATCCCCATGTTGCGCTACCGCACGCGCGACCTCACCAGCCTTGATTACACCCCCTGCCGGTGCGGCCGCACCCACGTGCGCATTTCGCGCCTCCAGGGCCGCAGCGACGACATGCTCATTATCCGCGGCGTCAACGTGTTCCCGCAGCAGATTGAGGGCATCCTGATGGAAAGCGAGGGGCTTTCCCCCAACTACCAGATCATCGTGGACCGCGTGCACAACCTCGACACCCTCGAAGTGCGCGTTGAGATGAACGAGAACCTCTTTGCCGATGAAATCCGCAAGCTGCAAATGCTTGAAGGCCGCCTGCAAAAGACCATCAAGGAATACCTGGGCGTCTCCGCCAAGGTACGCCTGATGGAACCCCGCTCCATTGAGCGCTCCGAGGGCAAGGCCAAGCGCATTGTGGACAACCGCAAGGATTAGGCTACCGGCCAGGCGAGAAATATTGGCTGCATGCGCGCTGTAAAACGGCATGTGCGGCACACTTGGGGGCCATCGGCAATGCGGATGGCCCCTTTTGACAAAGACAGTGCACAGCAATGACCCTGACATTTTTAATTGTTATTTCAGTATATTAACAATTTTGTCTAAAAAGCGGCGAAAAAAAGTCCAGCAATGCTTGACACCTCAGCCAAGTCCGCGTAGAACGTTTTCTCGCTGAGCGGGAGTAACTCAGTGGTAGAGTGCAACCTTGCCAAGGTTGAAGTCGCGGGTTCAAATCCCGTCTCCCGCTCCACTTTT
Proteins encoded:
- a CDS encoding phenylacetate--CoA ligase family protein gives rise to the protein MLFNIKQETLPREEMEALQLRRLRDLCNRVYANVPFYRKRFDEAGITPADIKSLADLKLLPFTEKQDLRNHYPYGLFAVPKDHIVRLHASSGTTGKSVVVGYTQRDLETWAELMARSLAAAGVVRSDVVHVAYGYGLFTGGLGAHYGAERLGATVVPASGGATRRQAGLLRDFGATVLCATPSYGLHLWEASMEVGVNFRDLPLRVGVFGAEPWSEAMRRDIEDKMDISAMNIYGLSEIMGPGVAMECEEAKCGMHLWEDHILPEIIDPVTGDQLPPGEVGELVLTTLTKEGIPMLRYRTRDLTSLDYTPCRCGRTHVRISRLQGRSDDMLIIRGVNVFPQQIEGILMESEGLSPNYQIIVDRVHNLDTLEVRVEMNENLFADEIRKLQMLEGRLQKTIKEYLGVSAKVRLMEPRSIERSEGKAKRIVDNRKD